Proteins co-encoded in one Coregonus clupeaformis isolate EN_2021a chromosome 17, ASM2061545v1, whole genome shotgun sequence genomic window:
- the LOC121586441 gene encoding ladderlectin: protein MLTISLLLCAALALSQATGAKVAEEAVAAAENRNQCPTGWFQFGSRCFMFVETARTWPLAEHHCVSIGANLASVHSSAEYQFLQEVVGSKIGGFSTTWIGGFDAVQDRLWFWSDGSEFDYQNWKKGEPNNSGGREPCMVMNWGDEYRWNDINCGNSFPSVCSKRICEIEKN, encoded by the exons ATGTTGACCATATCTCTGCTGCTGTGTGCTGCCCTTGCTCTGAGTCAAGCAACAG GAGCTAAGGTGGCAGAGGAGGCCGTAGCGGCAGCAGAGAACAGGAACCAATGCCCCACAGGCTGGTTCCAATTTGGATCGCGCTGCTTCATGTTCGTCGAGACTGCAAGGACATGGCCCCTAGCAGAG CACCACTGTGTGTCCATTGGAGCAAACCTGGCATCTGTGCACAGCTCTGCGGAATATCAATTTCTACAGGAAGTGGTGGGGAGCAAGATTGGCGGTTTCTCTACTACCTGGATTGGAGGATTTGATGCTGTTCAG GACAGGCTATGGTTTTGGAGCGACGGCTCCGAATTTGATTACCAGAACTGGAAGAAAGGAGAGCCCAATAATAGCGGTGGCAGAGAGCCATGTATGGTGATGAACTGGGGAG ATGAATACCGCTGGAACGATATAAACTGTGGAAACAGCTTTCCCTCTGTGTGCTCCAAAAGAATCTGTGAAATAGAGAAAAACTGA